Proteins from a genomic interval of Thunnus maccoyii chromosome 1, fThuMac1.1, whole genome shotgun sequence:
- the tub gene encoding tubby protein homolog isoform X2, whose product MEGVSSNRSMSYSRWSYDSTLDDEGTNLRQQKLDRQRALLEQKQKKKRQEPLMVQSNVDGRSRTRRTKQSEEQAPLVESYLSSNSSTIYHVQEAEQEEVKVIADPQPPRSAKKGKASASSTPQTGSDKKERKGKHKGMDGLASQQEDGQIQILTVGHPTTEEGEGEPVMSCTQSQSKQDLRVTMLKKGISSSMNFDEEEDDEDEISSSSSQLNSNTRPGSATSKKSCKEVASAPTPPVSEPAIDVDDLEEFSLRPAPQGVRVKCRITRDKKGMDRGMYPTYYLHLEREDGKKVFLLAGRKRKKSKTSNYLISIDPTDLSRGGESFIGKLRSNLMGTKFTVYDSGLNPMKSTTSLEASNLRQELAAICYETNVLGFKGPRKMSVIIPGMNMDHERVSIRPRNDHESLLARWQNKNTESVIELHNKTPVWNDDTQSYVLNFHGRVTQASVKNFQIIHDNDPDYIVMQFGRVAEDVFTMDYNYPMCALQAFAIALSSFDSKLACE is encoded by the exons TCCGACAGCAGAAACTGGACAGACAG CGAGCACTCCttgagcagaagcagaagaagaagaggcaggAGCCTCTAATGGTCCAGTCTAATGTGGATGGGAGATCTCGCACTCGCCGGACCAAACAGAGCGAGGAACAGGCTCCGCTGGTGGAATCCTAcctcagcagcaacagcagcaccatCTACCATG TGCAAGAAGCTGAACaagaggaggtgaaggtgaTAGCGGACCCACAGCCACCTCGCTCAGCCAAAAAGGGCAAAGCATCAGCCAGCTCCACTCCACAGACAGGCAGTgacaagaaagagaggaaggggaaGCACAAAG GGATGGATGGCCTGGCTTCCCAGCAGGAGGATGGTCAGATCCAGATCCTGACAGTGGGTCACCCCACCACAGAGGAGGGCGAGGGAGAGCCTGTCATGAGCTGCACTCAGTCACAGAGTAAACAGGACCTGCGGGTGACCATGCTCAAGAAAG GTATATCCAGCAGCATGAATtttgatgaagaagaagatgatgaagacGAAATTAGCTCTAGTTCCTCGCAGCTCAACAGCAACACGAGACCAGGCTCTGCAACTAGCAAGAAGTCATGCAAG GAGGTTGCCTCAGCGCCGACTCCACCAGTCAGTGAACCAGCCATTGATGTGGATGACCTTGAAGAGTTTTCCCTGCGACCTGCACCTCAGGGGGTCAGAGTGAAGTGCAGAATCACCAGGGATAAGAAAGGCATGGACAGAGGCATGTATCCCACCTACTACCTTCACCTGGAGAGAGAGGATGGCAAGAAG GTGTTTCTGTTAgcaggaagaaagaggaaaaagagtaAAACATCCAATTACCTCATCTCCATTGATCCCACTGATCTATCTCGAGGTGGAGAGAGCTTCATTGGTAAATTGAG GTCTAATCTCATGGGGACCAAGTTCACTGTATACGACAGTGGTCTGAACCCTATGAAGAGCACCACCAGCCTCGAAGCTAGCAACCTGCGTCAAGAGCTAGCAGCCATTTGCTAT GAAACCAATGTCTTAGGATTCAAAGGACCTCGCAAAATGAGTGTCATCATTCCTGGGATGAACATGGACCATGAGAGAGTGTCAATTCGCCCACGAAAT GACCATGAGTCATTGTTGGCCAGGTGGCAGAACAAGAACACAGAGAGTGTGATTGAACTTCACAACAAAACGCCTGTGTGGAATGATGATACACAATCGTACGTGCTCAACTTCCACGGCAGAGTCACGCAGGCCTCTGTCAAGAATTTCCAAATCATTCATGACAATGACC CTGACTACATTGTGATGCAGTTTGGCCGTGTGGCAGAAGATGTCTTCACCATGGACTATAACTACCCAATGTGTGCCCTCCAAGCCTTTGCCATAGCCCTTTCCAGCTTTGACAGCAAGTTAGCCTGTGAATAG
- the tub gene encoding tubby protein homolog isoform X1, which produces MEGVSSNRSMSYSRWSYDSTLDDEGTNLRQQKLDRQRALLEQKQKKKRQEPLMVQSNVDGRSRTRRTKQSEEQAPLVESYLSSNSSTIYHVQEAEQEEVKVIADPQPPRSAKKGKASASSTPQTGSDKKERKGKHKAGMDGLASQQEDGQIQILTVGHPTTEEGEGEPVMSCTQSQSKQDLRVTMLKKGISSSMNFDEEEDDEDEISSSSSQLNSNTRPGSATSKKSCKEVASAPTPPVSEPAIDVDDLEEFSLRPAPQGVRVKCRITRDKKGMDRGMYPTYYLHLEREDGKKVFLLAGRKRKKSKTSNYLISIDPTDLSRGGESFIGKLRSNLMGTKFTVYDSGLNPMKSTTSLEASNLRQELAAICYETNVLGFKGPRKMSVIIPGMNMDHERVSIRPRNDHESLLARWQNKNTESVIELHNKTPVWNDDTQSYVLNFHGRVTQASVKNFQIIHDNDPDYIVMQFGRVAEDVFTMDYNYPMCALQAFAIALSSFDSKLACE; this is translated from the exons TCCGACAGCAGAAACTGGACAGACAG CGAGCACTCCttgagcagaagcagaagaagaagaggcaggAGCCTCTAATGGTCCAGTCTAATGTGGATGGGAGATCTCGCACTCGCCGGACCAAACAGAGCGAGGAACAGGCTCCGCTGGTGGAATCCTAcctcagcagcaacagcagcaccatCTACCATG TGCAAGAAGCTGAACaagaggaggtgaaggtgaTAGCGGACCCACAGCCACCTCGCTCAGCCAAAAAGGGCAAAGCATCAGCCAGCTCCACTCCACAGACAGGCAGTgacaagaaagagaggaaggggaaGCACAAAG CAGGGATGGATGGCCTGGCTTCCCAGCAGGAGGATGGTCAGATCCAGATCCTGACAGTGGGTCACCCCACCACAGAGGAGGGCGAGGGAGAGCCTGTCATGAGCTGCACTCAGTCACAGAGTAAACAGGACCTGCGGGTGACCATGCTCAAGAAAG GTATATCCAGCAGCATGAATtttgatgaagaagaagatgatgaagacGAAATTAGCTCTAGTTCCTCGCAGCTCAACAGCAACACGAGACCAGGCTCTGCAACTAGCAAGAAGTCATGCAAG GAGGTTGCCTCAGCGCCGACTCCACCAGTCAGTGAACCAGCCATTGATGTGGATGACCTTGAAGAGTTTTCCCTGCGACCTGCACCTCAGGGGGTCAGAGTGAAGTGCAGAATCACCAGGGATAAGAAAGGCATGGACAGAGGCATGTATCCCACCTACTACCTTCACCTGGAGAGAGAGGATGGCAAGAAG GTGTTTCTGTTAgcaggaagaaagaggaaaaagagtaAAACATCCAATTACCTCATCTCCATTGATCCCACTGATCTATCTCGAGGTGGAGAGAGCTTCATTGGTAAATTGAG GTCTAATCTCATGGGGACCAAGTTCACTGTATACGACAGTGGTCTGAACCCTATGAAGAGCACCACCAGCCTCGAAGCTAGCAACCTGCGTCAAGAGCTAGCAGCCATTTGCTAT GAAACCAATGTCTTAGGATTCAAAGGACCTCGCAAAATGAGTGTCATCATTCCTGGGATGAACATGGACCATGAGAGAGTGTCAATTCGCCCACGAAAT GACCATGAGTCATTGTTGGCCAGGTGGCAGAACAAGAACACAGAGAGTGTGATTGAACTTCACAACAAAACGCCTGTGTGGAATGATGATACACAATCGTACGTGCTCAACTTCCACGGCAGAGTCACGCAGGCCTCTGTCAAGAATTTCCAAATCATTCATGACAATGACC CTGACTACATTGTGATGCAGTTTGGCCGTGTGGCAGAAGATGTCTTCACCATGGACTATAACTACCCAATGTGTGCCCTCCAAGCCTTTGCCATAGCCCTTTCCAGCTTTGACAGCAAGTTAGCCTGTGAATAG